One genomic segment of Pseudoalteromonas sp. GCY includes these proteins:
- a CDS encoding DUF418 domain-containing protein, translating into MKDSRAAWVMPMTSPEINRINSLDFIRGVAILCILLINIESFAYPNPWGSYQYGFMTDIDSEVRYWVYVFAQGKFYGLLAMLFGAGLTIILQKQPFEFAIKLSAARLVALFILGLVHAYCIWSGDILYHYAVIGMIATTAILLGARAIKVSIVICLAFMLVAGFGRAERTNAQYDAYQAALNVDEASRTRDQQKAINRWQNKTEPRTPTHRTLEETPSLTEYWQENFDSPQVHKGKLFYSSIFWSTLMMMLIGSQLFQWGLFSKTKLSPFAVVALLCLIAVSCYATQARYFHWLQSSHIPVLSYAKQMIIVLNRELQAIVYLVLLSLLYNCWLHRFKSLEAINQVGRFALSNYIGQPLLLVVIFYGIGLHNTLSRSELLLLWLVITAVQLLLNVIYGRFFKVGPVERVWRKLTIKLHA; encoded by the coding sequence ATGAAGGACAGTCGGGCAGCATGGGTAATGCCGATGACTAGCCCTGAAATAAATCGCATTAACAGCCTCGACTTTATTCGCGGGGTAGCAATCCTGTGTATTTTACTTATCAACATCGAAAGCTTTGCCTATCCCAATCCATGGGGCAGTTACCAATATGGCTTTATGACGGATATAGACAGTGAGGTAAGGTACTGGGTTTATGTATTTGCTCAGGGCAAGTTTTACGGACTGTTGGCGATGTTATTTGGCGCAGGTCTCACCATTATTCTTCAAAAACAGCCATTTGAATTTGCTATTAAATTAAGTGCGGCAAGGCTAGTGGCTTTATTTATACTCGGCCTTGTTCATGCTTATTGTATTTGGAGTGGCGACATTCTTTATCACTATGCCGTGATAGGAATGATTGCCACCACCGCCATATTACTTGGCGCCCGGGCCATTAAAGTCAGCATAGTAATTTGTTTGGCGTTTATGTTAGTTGCAGGTTTTGGCAGAGCAGAGCGTACCAACGCCCAATACGATGCCTACCAAGCAGCACTTAATGTGGACGAAGCGTCTCGCACACGAGACCAGCAAAAAGCGATTAATCGGTGGCAGAATAAAACCGAACCACGGACACCCACCCATCGTACTTTGGAAGAAACGCCAAGCTTAACTGAGTATTGGCAGGAAAACTTCGACAGTCCGCAAGTCCACAAAGGTAAGCTGTTTTATTCAAGTATTTTTTGGTCCACGCTAATGATGATGCTGATAGGCTCGCAGCTGTTTCAATGGGGATTGTTCTCAAAGACTAAACTTAGCCCATTTGCGGTTGTGGCACTGCTTTGCTTGATTGCGGTGTCGTGTTATGCCACTCAAGCTCGCTATTTTCATTGGCTGCAAAGTTCACATATCCCAGTGTTGTCTTACGCTAAACAAATGATCATTGTACTTAACCGGGAGCTGCAAGCGATTGTTTACTTGGTTTTGTTATCTTTACTATATAACTGTTGGTTACATCGGTTCAAATCCCTTGAGGCGATAAATCAAGTGGGTCGATTTGCGCTGAGTAATTACATTGGACAGCCACTGTTATTGGTGGTGATATTTTATGGCATTGGATTACATAATACGCTAAGTCGCAGTGAGCTCTTGCTCTTATGGCTTGTTATTACGGCAGTGCAGCTGCTATTAAATGTGATTTACGGGCGATTCTTTAAGGTGGGTCCCGTTGAACGAGTATGGCGCAAACTAACAATTAAGTTACATGCATAA
- a CDS encoding GNAT family N-acetyltransferase yields MEIEITQGWDIEHAQAAAELYVDAFGSKFTAAVPDRNKLITLIAKSFISEYSFAAFADGKLVGIAGFQYGKSGFTANMGFTGLIDELGLLGGIKAAAVFTLFERKPAPNEVVMDGIAVAKSVRGQGVGTALLVALQRYTKQSGFHALRLDVIDSNPQAKKLYMRMGFVASHHEDFSYLNWLIGFSGATTMLWRP; encoded by the coding sequence ATGGAAATAGAAATAACACAAGGATGGGATATTGAGCATGCGCAAGCGGCTGCTGAGCTTTATGTTGACGCGTTTGGTAGCAAATTCACAGCCGCAGTGCCGGATCGCAATAAGCTGATCACTCTTATCGCGAAGAGCTTTATCTCAGAATACTCTTTTGCTGCCTTTGCAGACGGCAAGTTAGTGGGGATTGCGGGCTTTCAATATGGCAAAAGCGGTTTTACAGCGAATATGGGCTTTACTGGACTCATTGACGAGTTAGGCTTGCTAGGCGGGATTAAAGCCGCAGCGGTGTTTACCCTATTTGAGCGAAAGCCTGCGCCCAATGAAGTGGTGATGGACGGCATCGCTGTTGCAAAATCGGTCAGAGGACAAGGTGTTGGCACTGCGCTTCTAGTGGCACTGCAGCGCTATACCAAACAAAGCGGGTTTCACGCTTTACGACTTGATGTAATTGATTCTAATCCCCAAGCAAAAAAGCTTTATATGAGAATGGGCTTTGTTGCCTCCCATCACGAAGATTTTTCTTATCTCAATTGGTTAATCGGTTTTAGCGGGGCAACAACGATGTTGTGGCGTCCATAG
- a CDS encoding class I SAM-dependent methyltransferase: protein MTAINPVSTLLNHLQTQEVPNELRRLFHGRGRCYEGLEQITVDWLQGQLLVSLFKEHDVDLIAWLKQALLSLVETEAFNGKLSAILLQHRYLPDSDLEVLYGELTAMPIVEENGLKYGLKLGVKQNMGLFLDMRLGREFVKAQSAGARVLNLFSYTCGFSVAAIAGGAAHVVNLDMAKAALKQGRVNHQLNEHDLSNVSFLGHDLFKSWGKVRKYGPYDLIVIDPPSFQKGSFALTKDYQRILRKLPELLTPNAQVLACVNSPDVSSQFLIDEMTREAPTLTFVERLQNPPEFKDIDEQSSLKCLRFKAD, encoded by the coding sequence ATGACAGCAATAAATCCTGTATCGACCCTACTTAATCATCTGCAAACCCAAGAAGTACCAAACGAGCTTAGGCGTTTATTTCATGGACGTGGTCGTTGCTATGAAGGGCTTGAACAAATCACAGTAGATTGGTTACAAGGTCAGCTCCTAGTTTCTTTATTCAAGGAGCACGACGTTGACTTGATAGCGTGGTTAAAGCAGGCCTTATTATCACTTGTGGAGACAGAAGCGTTTAACGGAAAACTCTCTGCTATTTTGTTACAACATCGTTATTTGCCTGACTCAGATCTCGAGGTCTTATATGGTGAATTAACAGCTATGCCTATCGTTGAAGAAAATGGACTTAAATATGGCTTAAAGCTCGGCGTAAAGCAGAACATGGGACTGTTTTTAGACATGCGTTTGGGTCGTGAGTTTGTTAAAGCTCAGTCAGCGGGTGCTCGGGTACTTAATCTGTTTTCTTATACTTGTGGGTTTTCTGTTGCTGCGATTGCGGGCGGTGCTGCCCATGTTGTGAATCTAGATATGGCAAAAGCGGCGCTCAAGCAAGGCCGAGTCAACCACCAACTCAATGAACACGACCTCAGTAATGTGTCTTTTTTAGGCCATGATTTATTTAAATCTTGGGGAAAAGTACGTAAATATGGGCCGTACGACCTTATCGTAATTGATCCGCCAAGTTTTCAGAAAGGCAGCTTTGCACTGACCAAAGACTATCAACGTATTTTAAGAAAGCTTCCAGAGTTACTTACGCCAAATGCCCAAGTGTTGGCGTGTGTGAATTCTCCCGATGTTTCAAGCCAATTTCTGATTGATGAAATGACTAGAGAGGCACCAACACTTACGTTTGTTGAACGTTTACAAAATCCACCTGAATTTAAAGACATTGATGAGCAAAGTAGCCTCAAGTGTTTACGATTTAAAGCGGATTAA
- a CDS encoding alkaline phosphatase D family protein, with the protein MDVQRLTVGPIVGYTSGDQVRIFGRAELSIADHRPRKAHGVIRYKKRSNAKYSSPMYFKMNPNFDLTGVIVIPNLDSNTKYEYQVGWFFSDLDTAEINVKKILNWQNIESHQFKTASTDTTAKRNIIFGSCRYALRLFGGMWWDDRGDRTFRSILTQIDEGKEVDQVIMCGDQIYADDLNFVGADTYVDEFNSRYRVALNTPHIRKLMSCTPTYMILDDHEIEDNWPSSANKKDWVTKFPSAIHAYTTYQASHSPLFSLKNNRITGTPTHLWYSYQDGCCDFFICDTRTERDISHTNKEIIGPRQMTELLSWLNNGNGQVKVIVTSVPPYESESEDKWHGFINQRDEIFECINSQQIPKVLFLSGDVHACMASQVKINNDIKVTSIVSSAFFWPYPHPNRKGFKLSGVLDTTTTNEYKVENASEVYPEDAFTRLCISTDKVKVEFYSRKGKKLGSKSYQF; encoded by the coding sequence ATGGACGTTCAGCGCCTGACGGTTGGTCCAATCGTCGGTTACACTTCAGGAGATCAGGTTCGCATTTTTGGTCGAGCCGAATTATCAATCGCTGACCACAGACCAAGAAAAGCACATGGTGTCATTAGGTATAAAAAGCGCTCTAATGCGAAATATTCCTCCCCAATGTATTTTAAGATGAACCCTAACTTTGACCTCACAGGTGTAATAGTAATACCCAACCTTGATTCTAATACCAAATATGAATATCAAGTTGGGTGGTTTTTTTCCGATTTAGATACAGCCGAAATTAATGTTAAGAAAATCCTTAATTGGCAAAATATAGAATCTCACCAATTTAAAACCGCCTCAACAGACACTACAGCTAAAAGAAATATTATTTTTGGCTCTTGTCGATACGCTTTACGCCTATTTGGAGGCATGTGGTGGGACGACAGAGGCGACAGAACATTCCGCTCGATATTAACGCAAATAGACGAAGGCAAGGAAGTCGATCAAGTTATCATGTGTGGCGACCAAATTTATGCCGATGACCTCAACTTTGTTGGTGCTGACACTTATGTCGATGAATTTAACAGCAGGTATCGCGTAGCATTAAACACACCACATATACGTAAACTGATGTCCTGCACTCCGACCTATATGATACTTGATGATCATGAAATAGAAGATAATTGGCCATCATCAGCCAACAAAAAGGATTGGGTCACAAAGTTTCCTTCTGCAATACACGCATATACAACTTATCAAGCTAGCCACAGCCCGCTTTTTTCTTTAAAAAATAATAGGATCACGGGAACGCCAACTCACCTTTGGTACAGCTACCAAGATGGTTGCTGTGACTTTTTTATCTGCGACACTCGTACAGAAAGAGATATTTCACATACCAACAAAGAAATTATAGGTCCTAGACAAATGACCGAGCTACTCAGCTGGTTGAACAATGGCAATGGTCAGGTAAAAGTCATTGTAACTAGTGTTCCTCCCTATGAGTCTGAATCAGAGGATAAGTGGCATGGATTTATCAATCAAAGAGATGAAATTTTTGAGTGCATAAACAGCCAGCAAATTCCTAAGGTGCTGTTTCTTTCGGGAGATGTCCATGCCTGCATGGCATCTCAAGTAAAAATCAATAATGACATCAAAGTTACCTCAATCGTTTCCTCTGCATTTTTCTGGCCATACCCTCATCCAAATCGAAAAGGCTTTAAGCTCAGTGGTGTGTTAGATACCACTACGACCAATGAATACAAAGTAGAAAACGCTAGTGAGGTCTACCCTGAAGATGCCTTTACTCGTCTTTGCATTTCTACAGACAAGGTAAAGGTTGAGTTTTACTCTAGAAAAGGAAAAAAATTGGGCAGTAAAAGCTATCAATTTTGA
- a CDS encoding AraC family transcriptional regulator: MSTDLTLELINPTGEIANYVQAIWFAQSHKRGETWLPSDGATGFIFPLTGIIAIDGEALTHSVYMQATATQSRKISYSAKAQFCGVRFHPGGFAQLQHVQHPLALPEELTTLAEKLQDRSDFLTFKSLLAPSLNTLVPLHSSTYYTQKLVKLLTAYVPLNEAYDQAPLSTRQLERNMKQLCGITPKQLERIYRARQAKERLQANPRLALSQIAQECGYSDQSHFIREFGTILKITPAKYRKLIECANNNKNRK; this comes from the coding sequence ATGAGCACAGATCTAACACTTGAATTAATAAACCCAACAGGTGAAATCGCTAACTATGTGCAAGCTATCTGGTTTGCACAATCACACAAGCGCGGAGAAACTTGGCTTCCAAGCGACGGGGCAACTGGATTTATTTTCCCCTTAACGGGAATTATAGCCATTGACGGAGAAGCATTAACACATTCCGTTTATATGCAGGCTACCGCCACACAATCAAGAAAAATTAGCTACTCCGCAAAGGCACAGTTTTGCGGAGTGCGCTTTCACCCAGGCGGATTCGCACAATTACAACATGTTCAACATCCACTTGCATTGCCCGAAGAGCTAACTACACTTGCAGAAAAACTGCAGGACAGATCCGATTTTCTTACGTTCAAATCGTTACTCGCACCCAGTTTAAATACACTTGTACCGCTTCATAGCTCTACATACTACACGCAAAAGCTCGTTAAACTACTCACTGCGTATGTGCCACTCAATGAGGCTTATGATCAAGCTCCGTTAAGTACAAGGCAACTAGAAAGAAATATGAAACAACTCTGTGGTATCACCCCGAAACAGCTAGAGCGAATTTATCGTGCCAGACAGGCTAAAGAAAGACTACAAGCAAATCCGAGACTCGCACTTTCTCAAATAGCACAAGAATGTGGGTACTCAGATCAGTCACACTTTATCAGAGAGTTTGGCACGATATTAAAGATCACTCCCGCAAAGTATAGAAAGCTCATCGAATGTGCGAACAATAATAAAAATAGAAAATAA
- a CDS encoding carboxymuconolactone decarboxylase family protein: MKRADYFNQAPELIQHLLGQEELLKQQAHATFGVTIWELIKLRASQINQCAFCIAMHTKQALEYGETTNRIIGLSAWQDMPLYSNKEKLALALCEKLTNAQMIDDAFYQTLILEFDDKALTTLTIAINAINSWNRIVKMFKPNVEFNEHRSNT; this comes from the coding sequence ATGAAAAGAGCAGACTACTTCAATCAGGCACCTGAGCTTATTCAGCACTTATTGGGACAAGAGGAATTATTAAAACAGCAGGCACATGCAACTTTTGGAGTCACAATCTGGGAGCTTATTAAACTTAGAGCATCACAAATCAATCAATGCGCTTTTTGTATTGCAATGCACACTAAACAGGCACTAGAGTATGGTGAAACCACTAATCGTATTATTGGATTAAGTGCATGGCAAGACATGCCGCTATACTCCAATAAAGAAAAACTGGCATTAGCGCTTTGTGAAAAGCTAACAAACGCACAAATGATTGACGACGCTTTTTATCAAACACTCATTTTAGAATTTGATGATAAAGCTTTGACCACGTTAACTATCGCTATTAATGCCATCAACAGCTGGAATCGGATCGTGAAAATGTTTAAGCCGAATGTAGAGTTCAATGAGCACAGATCTAACACTTGA
- a CDS encoding phytanoyl-CoA dioxygenase family protein, whose protein sequence is MCDVNLALALYHLSTLKKIWLQANSTFTNKQQQVEPVGFELYKTTFDILGLSLSQAHQLQFQYAHDYDSFIDAIVTIAQPSSEKIALLKHVTCHFPCPDSYQEKIAAVQNMPNVLTEDDLKCWQDNGYVIVKNAVSAEGCANARNAIQDYLEIELADPKTWYKVNQEKLSRSMVHLVQHKALEDNRNSMRIHKAFSQLWQSEQLIVSTDQCGFNPPETVQCSFQGPDLHWDLDFSKQLKFGTQGILYLSDTEEKQGATTIVPGFHTKLESWLATAPWDPCIPNTEYLHQLGSKAIAANAGDMVIWHQFLPHGGSANTANAPRIVQYINMHPFPEM, encoded by the coding sequence ATGTGTGATGTAAACCTTGCTCTAGCGCTTTATCATTTATCCACACTCAAAAAAATCTGGCTTCAGGCCAACAGCACTTTTACAAATAAACAGCAGCAGGTAGAGCCAGTTGGTTTCGAATTATATAAAACGACTTTTGACATACTCGGCCTAAGTCTATCTCAAGCACATCAACTACAGTTTCAGTATGCCCATGACTACGATAGCTTTATTGATGCAATTGTAACAATTGCTCAGCCGAGTAGTGAAAAAATAGCACTGTTAAAACATGTCACCTGTCATTTTCCTTGCCCCGACAGTTATCAAGAAAAAATAGCTGCTGTTCAGAATATGCCGAATGTACTCACTGAGGACGACCTGAAATGCTGGCAGGACAACGGCTATGTCATCGTTAAAAATGCAGTGAGTGCTGAAGGTTGTGCCAATGCGAGAAACGCCATCCAAGACTATTTGGAGATAGAGTTAGCAGATCCAAAGACTTGGTATAAGGTTAACCAAGAAAAATTGAGTCGCAGTATGGTGCATTTGGTACAACATAAAGCACTGGAAGACAATCGGAATTCGATGAGAATTCATAAGGCCTTTAGCCAGTTATGGCAAAGCGAACAACTGATAGTTTCAACCGATCAGTGTGGTTTTAACCCGCCTGAAACCGTGCAATGTAGTTTTCAAGGTCCTGATCTACATTGGGATTTAGATTTCTCTAAGCAACTTAAGTTTGGCACGCAAGGGATTTTGTACCTATCAGACACGGAAGAAAAGCAGGGTGCAACAACGATTGTGCCAGGATTTCATACAAAGCTAGAGTCATGGCTTGCAACTGCCCCATGGGATCCATGTATACCAAACACTGAGTACTTACATCAATTGGGTTCCAAAGCAATTGCAGCCAATGCGGGAGACATGGTGATTTGGCACCAGTTTTTACCCCATGGTGGCAGCGCGAATACAGCAAACGCACCTCGTATAGTGCAATACATCAATATGCATCCATTCCCAGAAATGTAG
- a CDS encoding DUF3291 domain-containing protein has protein sequence MQLAQLNIATAKYQMDAPEIQYFVESLDRINLLAEQSPGFIWRLKDETGNATEIEAFDDPNIIVNMSVWQSEQALKDFMFKTAHKEFLARKKEWFHRAEQETYVLWWVEEGHIPTLDEAKERLDYLRRFGDSAYAFTFRSSFTELDVREREACEED, from the coding sequence ATGCAATTAGCACAACTCAATATAGCCACCGCTAAATACCAAATGGATGCGCCAGAAATTCAATACTTTGTAGAAAGTTTAGACCGCATTAATTTACTCGCAGAGCAAAGCCCTGGCTTTATTTGGCGCTTAAAAGATGAAACCGGTAATGCAACAGAGATTGAGGCGTTTGATGATCCAAATATTATCGTGAACATGTCTGTGTGGCAGTCGGAGCAAGCGCTCAAAGATTTTATGTTTAAAACCGCGCATAAAGAATTTTTGGCTCGCAAAAAGGAGTGGTTTCACCGCGCTGAGCAGGAAACTTACGTGTTATGGTGGGTTGAAGAGGGCCATATCCCAACGCTTGATGAGGCGAAAGAAAGACTCGATTACCTGCGTCGTTTTGGAGATTCGGCTTATGCCTTTACGTTTAGAAGTAGTTTCACCGAACTAGACGTAAGGGAGAGGGAAGCTTGTGAAGAAGATTAA
- a CDS encoding cupin domain-containing protein, protein MKKINLGEKYSLFSELWSPKVIAQMNDYQFKLVKVEGEFVWHQHDQTDEVFIVIAGELNIAFRDEVVTLCAGEMIVVPKGVVHKPFAERECQVMIVEPCGVVNTGDVGGTLTADNDVWI, encoded by the coding sequence GTGAAGAAGATTAATCTTGGCGAAAAGTATTCGTTATTTTCTGAGCTCTGGTCGCCGAAAGTAATTGCTCAGATGAATGATTATCAATTTAAACTTGTAAAAGTCGAAGGTGAATTTGTTTGGCACCAGCATGACCAGACGGATGAGGTTTTTATCGTGATAGCAGGAGAGCTTAATATTGCATTTCGCGATGAGGTGGTAACGTTGTGTGCAGGTGAAATGATAGTCGTACCTAAAGGTGTAGTGCATAAGCCATTTGCTGAGCGTGAGTGCCAAGTTATGATTGTTGAGCCGTGTGGTGTGGTGAATACCGGTGATGTTGGTGGTACACTTACCGCAGATAATGATGTATGGATTTAA
- a CDS encoding DUF6500 family protein has translation MRAALRSKIIEVCDKKIAQKGDNVSVSFYAFFANKNTEPALLMEAATWWIQIHELDHFEKAQKIKTIVESGK, from the coding sequence ATGCGCGCGGCACTAAGAAGTAAGATAATAGAGGTATGTGATAAAAAAATTGCACAAAAAGGGGATAATGTTAGCGTTTCATTTTACGCTTTTTTTGCCAATAAAAACACAGAACCTGCACTGCTCATGGAAGCGGCAACTTGGTGGATACAAATCCACGAGCTTGATCACTTCGAAAAGGCACAAAAGATAAAAACAATAGTTGAAAGTGGAAAATAG
- a CDS encoding PhzF family phenazine biosynthesis protein, whose protein sequence is MQVEYFVVDAFTRKRFGGNNAAIVEVENWLSDGLMQQIAIENNLSETAFLKPIGNNHYEIRWFSPITEIDFCGHATLAAAYVLFNHKGKSGEIKFQTQEVGTLTVKQVADGRIVIEFPNLAPELTEAPDALLEGLNVTPTRVLKNRQAYFVIVETEQQVRSCEYDSDKLKTLAPFDVVVTAKGDDVDFVSRYFWPANGGDEDPVTGSIHAGLAPYWAKALNKQKLHAHQASTRGGELFCEVTDTNVIVSGFGVLYAKGIFEIEDE, encoded by the coding sequence ATGCAAGTTGAGTATTTTGTGGTTGACGCATTTACGCGTAAACGTTTTGGTGGCAATAACGCTGCAATCGTTGAGGTTGAAAATTGGCTTAGCGACGGCCTAATGCAGCAGATAGCCATCGAAAATAACCTTTCAGAAACCGCCTTTTTGAAGCCAATTGGTAACAATCATTATGAGATCCGGTGGTTTTCTCCAATTACTGAAATTGATTTTTGTGGTCATGCCACGCTCGCCGCTGCGTACGTGCTTTTTAATCACAAGGGAAAGTCAGGTGAGATAAAATTTCAAACCCAAGAAGTCGGGACACTCACAGTTAAGCAAGTGGCTGATGGTCGCATTGTGATAGAATTTCCGAACTTGGCCCCTGAGTTAACGGAAGCCCCCGACGCACTGCTGGAAGGGCTTAACGTAACACCGACGCGGGTACTTAAAAATCGCCAAGCGTACTTTGTGATTGTTGAGACCGAGCAGCAAGTACGCAGCTGTGAGTACGACAGCGATAAACTGAAAACCCTTGCGCCTTTTGATGTTGTGGTGACAGCAAAAGGCGATGATGTTGATTTTGTGTCGCGCTACTTTTGGCCCGCCAACGGGGGCGATGAAGATCCGGTTACCGGCTCAATTCATGCCGGGTTAGCGCCATATTGGGCAAAAGCACTAAACAAACAGAAACTTCATGCACATCAGGCTTCAACACGTGGCGGTGAGCTATTTTGTGAAGTGACTGATACGAATGTCATCGTATCTGGATTTGGTGTACTTTACGCAAAAGGAATATTCGAAATTGAGGACGAATAA
- a CDS encoding YaiI/YqxD family protein, whose amino-acid sequence MAKQIWVDADACPVVIKEMLFRAAVRTSTTVTLVANQYLKTPPSPFIQKLQVPKGFDIADNEIVKRVNEGDLVITGDIPLADEVIEKKCTALNTRGELLTKENIKSRLNIRDFMDTMRASGVQTQGPPPLSQADKQNFANQLDTWITRNTKG is encoded by the coding sequence ATGGCAAAACAAATATGGGTAGATGCCGATGCCTGTCCCGTGGTAATAAAAGAAATGCTGTTTCGCGCTGCGGTGCGTACTTCTACCACGGTTACATTGGTTGCAAATCAATATCTAAAAACGCCTCCGTCTCCTTTTATTCAAAAGCTTCAGGTTCCAAAGGGATTTGATATTGCAGATAACGAAATCGTGAAGCGCGTTAATGAAGGTGATTTGGTTATTACTGGCGATATTCCACTCGCAGACGAAGTCATTGAGAAAAAGTGCACCGCACTTAATACGCGCGGTGAATTGCTGACGAAAGAAAACATAAAATCTCGCTTAAATATTCGTGACTTTATGGACACGATGCGTGCCAGCGGCGTACAAACTCAAGGGCCACCACCTTTGTCTCAAGCTGATAAGCAAAACTTCGCCAATCAATTGGATACTTGGATCACCAGAAACACAAAGGGGTAG
- a CDS encoding GFA family protein — MAYKASCLCKAVQVEIRGPISDIIHCHCSLCRKSAGTAYATNGFVLWSDFVILSGEEALNIFEFKPGRKRHFCKHCASPIFSSNESDPKRVRLRLGILDSDIKERPISHNFVSSKANWDDLDAPLPRYDAFEPSRDLSTTSGGNL, encoded by the coding sequence ATGGCTTACAAGGCGAGTTGTTTGTGTAAAGCGGTTCAAGTTGAGATCCGTGGACCAATCAGCGATATCATTCACTGTCATTGCTCTTTATGTCGCAAATCTGCGGGCACGGCTTATGCAACCAATGGCTTTGTGCTGTGGAGTGATTTTGTGATTCTCAGTGGCGAAGAGGCACTAAACATCTTCGAGTTTAAACCTGGAAGAAAGCGCCATTTTTGCAAACATTGTGCAAGTCCAATTTTTAGTTCGAATGAAAGCGATCCGAAACGGGTGAGGTTAAGACTTGGCATTTTGGACTCGGATATCAAAGAGCGGCCAATATCACATAATTTTGTCTCTTCAAAAGCCAATTGGGACGACTTAGATGCGCCGCTTCCTCGTTACGATGCATTTGAGCCTAGCCGCGATTTATCAACAACATCGGGAGGTAATTTGTGA
- a CDS encoding ACT domain-containing protein has product MTGISDLSQLLKDISPTLDETPYVFCTVQKSLAECVIFNPIATFVEREGLTLVVTKQMADEHGLDYSCVMNKITLQVHSSLEAVGLTAAFSNALKNVDISANVIAGFYHDHIFVPVNDAKRAIHAIQTLAKWH; this is encoded by the coding sequence GTGACGGGTATTAGTGATTTATCGCAGTTATTAAAAGACATTTCGCCGACGCTTGATGAAACACCTTATGTATTTTGTACAGTGCAAAAAAGCCTTGCTGAGTGCGTAATTTTCAATCCAATTGCGACCTTTGTGGAGCGCGAAGGGTTAACGCTGGTGGTCACCAAGCAAATGGCAGACGAACATGGATTGGATTACAGCTGTGTGATGAATAAAATTACTTTGCAAGTGCATTCGAGCTTAGAAGCCGTGGGGTTAACTGCTGCATTTTCTAATGCACTGAAAAATGTTGATATTAGCGCGAATGTAATTGCTGGCTTCTATCATGATCATATTTTCGTACCCGTAAATGATGCTAAACGGGCGATACACGCGATACAAACGTTGGCAAAATGGCACTGA
- a CDS encoding HPP family protein: MKVYFKRMASKGVCPPRKPLKKILWSWVGAMVGILLITVISNLALPFGVGSALLIGSFGATAVLLYGAPMAEFSQPRNLLGGHFFSALLGVSIFILLGEESLFTAPLAVSLSIVVMHITRTLHPPGGATALIAIIGGESVHNLGYMYAFYPVLVGAVLMLLVALSVNNMSRNPKRHYPVYWF; the protein is encoded by the coding sequence ATGAAAGTTTACTTTAAAAGAATGGCCTCCAAAGGTGTGTGCCCTCCGAGAAAACCGCTTAAGAAAATCCTTTGGTCATGGGTTGGTGCAATGGTGGGGATCTTGTTGATTACGGTGATTTCGAACCTCGCTTTACCATTTGGTGTTGGCAGCGCATTGCTCATCGGCTCTTTTGGTGCAACTGCCGTTTTACTCTATGGTGCTCCGATGGCGGAGTTCTCTCAACCAAGGAATTTACTGGGCGGGCATTTCTTTTCAGCCTTACTCGGCGTCAGCATTTTCATTTTGCTTGGAGAAGAGAGTCTGTTTACAGCACCGCTTGCCGTATCGCTTTCTATTGTCGTGATGCACATTACTCGAACTTTGCATCCACCCGGTGGAGCGACTGCGCTAATCGCTATTATAGGTGGTGAGTCCGTTCATAACTTGGGATATATGTATGCATTTTATCCGGTGTTAGTGGGGGCTGTACTGATGTTATTGGTCGCGTTGTCTGTGAACAACATGTCGCGCAACCCCAAGCGGCATTACCCCGTTTATTGGTTCTAA